The Pigmentiphaga litoralis genome includes a region encoding these proteins:
- the rplL gene encoding 50S ribosomal protein L7/L12: MALNKAEIIEAIAGLTVLELSELIKDLEEKFGVSAAAVAAPAAAGGGAAAAAPAEEQTEFNVILAEVGANKVNVIKAVRELTGLGLKEAKDVVDGAPKAVKEGVSKADAEAAKKKLEEAGAKADIK; this comes from the coding sequence ATGGCACTGAACAAAGCAGAAATCATTGAAGCTATCGCTGGCCTGACCGTTCTGGAACTGTCGGAACTGATCAAGGATCTGGAAGAGAAGTTCGGCGTGTCGGCAGCTGCTGTTGCAGCTCCTGCTGCTGCTGGCGGCGGCGCTGCTGCTGCAGCACCTGCTGAAGAGCAGACCGAATTCAACGTCATCCTGGCCGAAGTCGGCGCCAACAAGGTCAACGTCATCAAGGCAGTTCGCGAGCTGACCGGCCTGGGCCTGAAGGAAGCCAAGGACGTCGTTGACGGCGCTCCTAAGGCAGTGAAGGAAGGCGTGTCGAAGGCTGACGCCGAAGCCGCCAAGAAGAAGCTCGAAGAAGCTGGTGCAAAGGCCGATATCAAGTAA